The Mycoplasmopsis columbinasalis genomic interval TGGGTGTGGCCGCAATCCAGTATGGTATTCCCAAGCGTGTGTTTTACATTAACACTGGTGATGCTAACTACAATGGCACAACAGCATCACAAACATTAAGAGACGTTTTTATCAATCCTAAAATTATCGCTACAAGTGATGCTGACACCGCCTTAGCTAGTGGTGAAGGTTGCTTAAGTGTAAAACCAGATTGACCAAAACAAGATGGCTTAGTTCACCGCAAATATCGTGTGGTGGCTGAGGCTTATTCATATTTCGATAAACAATGAAAACGTTATGACTTAACAGGTTATCCCGCAATTGTCTTTCAACATGAATTCGACCATTGTGAAGGTAAATTGTTCATCGACCACATTCGCCAAAAAGGCGATGTGTGAGAAGCAAAACCTGACACAATTTTATTATTCCAAGAGGAGAAGTAGTATGAACGCATTTTTTAATTTCACTAGCAATGTTTCATTTTGATGACTTCCTCTTGTAGTCTTTTTTCTTACACTTGGTGTAGAGTTCGTTTGAGGTTTCTTTCTTGGTGGTAGAACTGCTTTAACTAGGAGTTTGAAAAACATTTTTATTTATGTTCTTGCCTTGGTTTTTGCAATTTTATTTACTAAATATCTTGCCGGTTTACTGATAACAAAGTTGTTAAATGCTTTCCATATAACCGTCGACTCGATGTCTTTACAATTTCACTCTTTGACAAGAAAATTAATTGTTTTCATTGCCTTCACAGTTGCCTTTGGTGTTTTTAGTTTCCTAGGCCAAATTATTTTCTGAATTGCCTTTCTAATTGTGCGTTCTTCACGTAACAAAAAACAAAAAGTTTCCAAGTTTAAACAATGAAAAAATGAAGTCAAAAACAGTAAAAAAGTTGTTTTCAATACGAACGAAGAATACGTTTTACACAATGCTAAAATTAAAAAACTTAAAGGTAAAATTTTCCGTTCACGCCTATTGGGTGGTGGTATTAGCTTATTAGCGGGTTTTCCTGTAGCAGTTTTAGCAACTAATGCAAGTTCATTTGTTAACCACACTGGTAGTTTTGTGCGCATTAATGACCAAATGTTAAAAGTGATGAGCTTTGGTACTATGGAAGGTATTAGTAAATATTCGCCAGCAGCGCAAGCAATTTATAATGGCGCAACAAATGTCGAACGACTTAAAAGTGGTTTTCAAGCAATTTTAGAACGCATTCAAAATAAAGCTAACTATGATTTAAGTAACATTCAAAGTTTGATTGATACCAAAATAAGTAATGGTCAATATGAAATTACTTTCTATCCTTACTTAGAAGATGATGCACAAAATAAAACTATAAGCCCGCAAGAGGCACAAAACATCGAGTTCGTGCAAAAAACAATGTCTTTATTAGCACAAACTCCTGAATCAACTAGTTTGCTCGAGACAGTTTTACTGGTGTTAAAATCACAACTGCAAAATATACGCCAAGAATTTAAAAAAGCTTTAGATGAATTAGCTGATACCATCGAAAAATTCACTTTAGATGTGACTGATATCAAATTTAAATTAGTTGACGAAACAAACTTTAATGCCGAAAAACCGAACATAAGTTTCACACAGTTTAAAGGTCAATCATACGCAAGCTTACGTAAAACTATTTACGAAGTGTTGCGTGATCCAGATGCTGAAGTGCCTAAAGGTAATGCAGGTAAACTTAAAGGTAGTCCTAATAGATATAACTACTTTATGTACAAAATTATTACTCAACTTATTTTCGGTTATGAACTTGAAAACGAACCAACAAGTGCGAATTCAAACTCAAGTACAAGTTTAAACCCAACTCCAACTCCAACTCCAAGCGCTAACGCGGACGAAAACTTACCTGATTCAATTCCCGACAATGCACTTGAGTTATTAAGTGGACTATAATAGTAAAGAATTAAAAAATTGCACACTAATGCAATTTTTTTATATTAAATTTTCAAAATTAAAAATATGTCTTTCAAAAATATTATCAACCAAATTAGTTTAAAAAATCGCAAATATACAAAAGACTATTTTGCTCATTTCTTTTCAACAATTCAAGCCATAATTCGTTTGATTTTACTACGTGTATAACGTTTCGACGTACAAGTATCAACAAATTTGTCGTAAGTAGCAATTTGCACGTTTTTAAGTAGTAAATTTTCGATTCCTTCACTAACTAAAGGTATCGTTTGTAACTTTGCGATAGGTGTTTTGGTTAAAATCTTTTGAAATTGACGATAAAACTTATCTGTGCGATCACGAAATTTGTTTGGCAAAGGTGAAAAGGGACTAAGATCACCTTTTTGTTTGATTAAAGCACGCAAAAAAGTGGCTGAAGCATAGTGCTCAGTTGTTTCTAGTGAATGAAACTCAACGTTACGCTTAATTGTGAATATATCTATAGGTAAGTTGTTTTCGAGAATATATTTAATATATTCCATGCCCAGAATATCATTTGGTTGTTCGAAGGCTTCGCCAAAAATATCTTTAGTTGCCAATGCATATGCTTTTGGATAACCTAATTTTTCTGCTTTAATATAATGCTTAATTTTTGTGTCAAGAGTCGCTTTATGTGTAATTATGTTTGCGGCTAACTGTTTCATTTTGGTAACATCGTTGCTTTCGCTACCAAAAACTAGTTTGTCCACGCCAGCAGCATAAAGTTTTTGTATGGCATTTTTCGCAAAAATATGTGCAGCTTGCACAGTTTCCTCAAAAGTAAGTGGTAAGACTTGGTCGACACCGTATTTTTTAGCGAATTTAACGCGTACTTTGTAAGGAACAACAATTATTTCGCCACGCTGAGAATATTTTTCGCTCATAACCACAATAATTTTTTCGTTAGGAAAATTACTTTTTATTCAATTTAATTGGCGAATGTGGCCATTATGAAATGGGTTATATTCAACTACAATACCGACTGCCATTTTACTTCCTTTGTGTGTTTTAACATTATGTTATAGACTCAAAACGTAAATTACTATTTGTGGTTTGAGTTATTTAGCTAATGATATTTTAGCTTACTTTTGGCGCTGCAAATCAAATTGTAAGAACTTAGTAACAAATAGTCATCATTGTGTTTATGTTATAATTTGTGCAATAGTAGTACAACGAGTTGCTTCTGGCAACTCTTTGTTATTTTATGAGGAGTAGTATGTTGTGAAAGAAATTGTTAGAAGATAAATTTGGAAGTGTAATCTCCAAAGTTGACGTTGTTTTCGACCAAACTCTTGGTTTGACTTTGCTACAAATTGTTCTTGATGTTCACGACTCCGAACAAGTAGTGATATGGACAAATCAAATTAATGATTTTTTAGAAACATATCGTTCAGAATTTAACTTTGAAGCTGTTGATGTACAATCCAAAGGCTTTCAAACAGTCTTTAGTGTGGAGGAAATGTCTGCCTGGTTTGAAAATACGCAAGATAGTGAGACGAAATGGTTGTTCCGTTTAAAACAAGCACACGAGAAACACGATTCTTACATTGGTCAAATTCTTGCAGTGGACACAGACTCGTTTACGGTACGTTGAAACAATAGGGGACAATTCCGGAAAACGCAATTACCTAAAAGTAAAATTCAAGATATTCACACCTACTTTTCACTCGATGAAGTTCCAACAATTAATTAAAAAATAAGGAATGGTTATGAAGAAAGAAAAAACTCCAGAACAAATTGAAAGAGAATATAGCAAAAAAATGTATGGAGCGATTAAAGCTTACAGTGATTCAATGAAACTACCATTAGAACAAATGGTAGAACTTTTTAGTGAAGAAATCACTAATATCATTAACAAAAAAATTGATCCTGAAGCTAACATCGTGCTTGAAATCGATCCTAAAAAAGAGCAAATTTTAACTTACAACACTAACACTTTGGTTGTTGAAGATGAAGCTTTTGATCCTGAAGATTATGCCCAAGCGATTTACAATGTGCCTTTAAGTAAAGCGCTCAAAGTAGACAAAAAAGCACAAGTTGATGATGAAATCAAAGTCCGTGTAAACTTAAGCTTGTTGTCAGAATCACCAAGTCCTGAGGTTAAACAAGTGTTGAAAATTGTGCAACAGTCATTAATTCAAAGAATTAAAACTTTCCAAAAAACTTTACTTTTCAATACTTATTCGCAAAAAATTGGTCAAAAAATTTATGTGGAATTTACTTCGAAAAATAAAGATGGTTCATGAAATGTCAAAATTTGTCAAGATGGAGCAACTGTATACTTACCTGCATCAATGATTAGTGCTAAACGGAAAGTACAACCAGGTTACAAGTGTGATGTAATTATTGAAGAAGTTGATGAGTTTTCAAAATTAAGTCAAATTAAAGTTTCACTTGATTCACCTGCAATGGTGCGCACTGAATTGATAGAGAATATTCCTGAACTTAACCAAGGCTTAATTGAAATTGTTGGTGTATTCCGTCGTCCGGGGGAAAGAACCAAGGTGGCTGTCAAAAAAGCTGACGCAACCACAGTTGATTTTGACTTGTATGGTGCTTTAATTGGGCCAGGTGGACAAAGAATTAACAATATTTCGAAAAAGTTAGATGGTGAAAAATTAGATATTGTGCAGTGAAGTCCAGAAATTAAAACTTACGTGGCCAATGCAATGTCGCCAAGTAATGTAGTTGATGTGATTGCAAAAAATCCTAATGATGACAATCCACGCCAATTTTATGTGATTGTGCCAAACCAAGACTTAACTCCTGCAATTGGGAAAAAAGGTATTAATGTTTTATTAGCTTCGAGTTTGACACGCACCCAACTGGATGTGCTTTCAGTGCAACAAGCTGAGGAAAAAGGTTTAGTCTTCGATCATAGTAAACTTGAACAATTGACTCAAAGTGGTGCGCGCCGCAATGTTGGCCGCAAAAAGTTGGAAAATGTCAAAACCAACAAGACACGTACCAAAAACCCATCTCCTTTCCAGGAACTCAAAGTTGATATGAGTTCTTTTGACAAAGATGTGGCTGCTTTTGAACTTGAAGAACAAGAAACTTTCAACACTAGTCAAAACCTTGACTTCGAAGAATTATTCAACAAGTTTACTGAAACTGAAGCTAATGAAGAACTTACAGAAGTTAAAGAAGAACAACCAGTTCCTCCAGTTGCAACAGTTGTAAAAGAAACTAAAAAAGATGTTGAGAATTACAAACGAGCTAAGAAAGCACTGGAAAACTTCCAGGTTGATAATGACCTAGCCAACTTTGGTCTTGACGAAGAACTTGATTTTAGTGACTTTGATGATGAAGACTGAAACTAGACGCAAGTGTTTTATTTCTGGTGAATTTCATAGTACAAGAGATTTGCTACGCTTTAATTACACCAAAACAACTGGGGAAATTGTGCTTGATGTCAACAACCAACTAAAAGGACGGGGAGTTTACTTTTTTCCCACTGCGGAAAATTGAAATAAAATCGTCAAAACTAAGGGCCTCAACCGCATTTTTCGCACTAATGTCGCAAAAGAAATTTACACCACAATCGATGAAGAGTTAAAGGAGTTAAATCTATGAGTAAAATTAAAAGATTAAGTAATACAGAAGCTGTCAAAGCACAATTATCAAATACCAAAACAGAAGTTAAAAACGGTGTGTTTATTTTTACTAACAAAATGCCGCTGGGTGAATTTGCAAACAAAATTAAACTTAGCGCCAACGAACTCATCAAGTATTTTATGCTTAAACGGAAGATGTACCAAATTAACCATGTGCTTGAAGAAGAAGAAATTGCTGAAGTGTGTATGGAACATGGTCTTGACTTCCGGAAGGAACAAAATGTTGATGCTGGGAACTTTTTAAACGAAGTTAAATTTGAAGATGATCCTAAACTGCTTACCAAACGGCCACCAGTAGTCACCGTGATGGGACACGTTGACCATGGAAAAACAACTTTAGTTGACTACATTCGTAAAACTAAAGTTGCTCAGAGTGAATCATCAGGCATTACTCAACACACTGGCGCTTACCAAGCTTCACACCAAAATAACAAAATAACCTTTATCGATACTCCTGGCCACGAAGCCTTTTCACAAATGAGATCGCGTGGTGCGAAAATTACTGACTTAATTATTCTTGTGGTTGCTGCCGATGATGGTGTGATGCCACAAACTAAAGAAGCCATTCAGTTAGCTCTTGATTTGAATGTACCAGTTGTTGTGTTTGTTAACAAAATGGACAAACCAAACAAAAACATTGACAAAATTAAAAATGAATTGCTTGCCGCTGGACTTGTGACTGAAGAATACGGTGGTAATGTCCCAATGATCTATGGTTCTGCTAAGTTAGGTGATGGTGTTGACTCGTTACTTGAACAGATTTTACTTTCAACTGATATCTTAGAACTTAAAGCTAATAAAAACAGATATCCTTATGGCACAGTGGTAGAAAGCAAAATTGACCGTGGTGTTGGCGCTACTGCAACCTTACTCATTGAAAGTGGTACCTTGTACCGCGGTGACTTTATTGTGGCTGGTTCAGCCTATGGTCGTGTGAAAAATTTAATTAGTTCTTCAACTGGACAAGCCATTGAAGAAGCAACACCAGGAATGCCAGTTGTAATTACCGGACTTAATGTGGCTCCTTTTGCTGGTGAAAGATTCATTGCTTTTGAAGATGAAAAATTTGCTAAAAAACTTGCCCAAGAAAAAGCACAAATTGACAAAAATAAATTGCTTTTCAACAAAAGTTCGCAACCACAAAATGGTGATGAAACAAGAAAAATTATTAACATTATTATCAGGTCAGACGTGCAAGGAACTGCCGAAGCTCTGAGAGAAGCATTACACGACATGCATAATGATGAAGCAGTTATTCATGTTTTAAGTGCTCAAGCTGGTGAAGTTTCTAATAATGACCTGTTAATTGCGCAAACGTCAAATGCGTTAGTAATTAATTTCAACCAAAAACCATCAGTAAACATTAAACAAAGTGCAAAGCAACTCAAAGTTAAACTTGCTTACTATAATGTTTTATTTAAAGCAACTGAAGATATGCAAGCTTTACTCGATGCTCAACGTACAGTGGTATACGAAGAGAAGAAAATTGGTACAGCTGTAGTAATTAAACTCTTCAAATACTCAAAAGTTGGTATTATTGCCGGCTGTATGATGGAAGATGGCGTGGTGAAAGCACACTCTAAAGTTAAAGTGCTCCGTCGAAAAAAAATTGTGCATGATGGAGTGATTGATTCACTTCGTCGTGAATTAAATGATGTCAAAGAAGTGGAAACTGGTAAAGATTTTGGAACACACATTCATAAATTTGACGGTGTGCAACTAGATGACATTCTCGAATTTTATGAAGATGTACCTGTACCATTTAAATCTTCTGCTAAAAAATAATGATTTTTTGAATAATGCTACAACATAGACAAATTGGAAAAATTTAAATAAATTTTCGTTGTGATTTAATTCAAGCAAAAAACTTTTACAAAAAGGACACAAAATAAAAACTAAGTTTACTAATTTGTCTATGTCATAGTGTTATTTGCTATTTTTACTTTGAAATTTAAGGATAATTGTGAATTACGAAAAATATATTAGAACTGTTTACGACTTTCCAACCCCTGGAGTGGAATTTAAAGACATTTCACCTTTACTTTTTGACGCTGATGCCTTTCACCAAGCGATCGAAGAAATGGCCGCGGCGTGCAAAGATTGTGATGTTATTATTGGCGCTGACGCCCGTGGGTTTGTCTTTGGTGCTGCCATTGCGCTTCGACTCAAAAAACCATTCCTTATGGCACGGAAAAAACACAAACTTCCAGGTGATGTGGTAACTATTGAATATGGTTTGGAATATGGTAAAAACACATTAGAACTACAAACTGGTTTCTTACAACCTGGCCAAAAAGTAGCAGTGTGTGATGATGTTTTAGCGACCGGTGGCACGAACGAAGCAGTAGTTCGTTTAGCTGAACAAAATGGCGCTAAAGTTGAAAAAGTGGTAGTGCTAGTTGAACTTGCTTACTTAGACGGACGTAAACGTCTTGAAGACCAGGGTTACCAAGTTCACTCACTAGTTCAATATCACCAGTAACAGTTGAATTTGTAAAGACCTAAGCTTTACATATTTTTTATATATTTTTTATTAATTTAGATATATTTAAAATATAGATACTTATATATTAAATAAAATAAGTTAAAATTTATTATCAATATGCAGATTCTTGCTGCACAAAATTTTATTATTCTGAAGGAGTTTGCTTGAATGGCACAAGAACTAGGTATTAAAACTCAAGACAACGCCGAGATACGTAAGCGCAAAAAGCACAAACGAGCGAGCAAACTTGGGCTTAATTCATTCACAATTCAACGGTTAGTTTTCATCGCAACCTACTTTGCATTGTTCCTAATTTCTGGTTTTACCATTTATTTTGGTTACATTCCACTAGCAACCACAACGTTAACTTACTTACCAGTCATTTTGGTTGTTGCTACAGTTCACTTAGGAGTTGTGGGAGCGCTTTGTTCTGGATTGTTCTTTGGTATTAGTTCCTTTATTGCGGCTATGCTTGTAGGTGCGATAGCTTATCAAATGCCAGATATTTCCATTTTGTCCAGGGTTTTACTTGGTGTAGCAGTAGCTGGTATTTACAAAGCACTTAAGGCTGACCGCAAGATGGCATTGTGAAAATTTATGGTGATGTCCGTAAGCGCAACTATTCTTAACATTGCCTTCGTACTCACGATTCGTTACATTCATAATTCCATTGCTGAAATTAAGGGAACCTTGCCAATCATAGAGTGAATTATCACACACCCAGTGACCTTAATTGCTGAGCCATTAATGGCAATACTCTTTAGTATTTTGCTCTACCACCTGGTGATGTATCTAAGGAAAAAATATTTGCACAAAAAAGAGCTAATTTATGGCGCTCAAGAAGCCAAAAGTGAGGTAGTTACTATGTCTAACCAAAACGAAGAATTATTAACAACTCAAAGCGAAACAGGTGTGCCTGCACCAACCAAATCAAAAAAAGAACTTAAACAAATCGCAAAACAAGCTGCTAAAGACGCTAAAGCTGAACGGAAAGCTAAGAAAGCCAAACAAAAACAGCAAGAGGCACCGGTTGAAGCTAATGTTGGTGATGAACTCAACGCGTCAGTTTCAAATGAAGTAAACGCTGATGAAAACGACCAAGTAGTAACCAAAAAACCACCAAAGCTGACAAAAAAGTTGCTAAAGCCGAACGTAAAGCCCAAAAACAAGCACGTAAAACTGCTGACAAAACACAAAACGCCACTCCAACTGCTGCTGAAGAACCACAAGAAGTTAAACCAAGTGTACGTCAACTGCGGAAAGCAAAACGTAAAGAAGAACGGATTCAAAAACGTATTAAACGTCAATCTGACTTCGAGTTTATGAGCGATGATGAGGCTTTACTTTGAGAAAAACCGACGCTTGAACAAATTCGTGACTTAAGAACTCGGAAAACTAACTTTTTAAGTTGATTTTTAATTATTTTGGGCTCAGCTGCAATTGTAGCGCCAGCCATTGCTTTAACAGACCACTATGTTGCCATTGCTAAAACTAAACAAGCTGACAACAAAGTGCTTGCTGACTATCAACAAGCGCAAAAAGAGCAAGAATACTACAATAGATATAACGAATTTCTTTTAGAAGCAAAACTTGAAACAGAAAGTGATCCCGAAATTCTTGCAAACCAACAAAGCGTGACTTTGTATGAAAAATTAATGTTCATTCAAGATTACCTTAAGCTTAAATTTAATATCCGTTCGACTTTACCTGTGGCTTATAACATTGCATCTGGAGTAATTCCAATTACCATTGATAATTTAGATAAAGTAACTGAAGCTAACTTCCACATTACGGTTAGAAACTACCTTGAAATTATTGCTAAGGAACTAACTAATGTAACTCAAGTTTATGACATTAAACCCGTTGTAGCCTCAGCTTTAGATGAAAGTCAGCGTGAATATAAAGAAAAATATGCAAGTTATAGCACTACAGCTGTATCACAACTACAATCTGTTAAAACTTTTGAAACACAATTACGTCAACGTTTAATGTCTACTATTGGTTCAAGTGATATCATTTTCTCAATATTCAGAACTAAACTTAATGTTTATGATAAATATGTTGTGTTAGCTAAACAAGGTATCAGCGGTTTTGAAGCACGTATTGCCAATGGCGAAACGCTCACTCCTGACGAAAATTCACTTAAACAAAATTACGAAAAAATCGTAACTTTGTGAACAAATATAAACAAGGAACTAACTAGTTTAGAAAAGAATTTAAACGACGCAGCAACTGCTTATAGCAACGATTTACTTGTTCACTTCTTCGAAGCAATGACTAAAAAACTACCCGCTTAATTATTTTATTTAATTTCTCATTTTACTAATAACACTATGAAATAGTACTATTTCTCAAGTGTATAAAAAAACTAAGGTGCAAACCTTAGTTTTATTTATGATATTTACGATTATTAATAATCATAAAACCGCGATAAATTTGTTCAGTGAGCATCACACCAAAAAGTTGGTGGGGAAAAGTCATTTTGGAAAAAGCAAGCCGTGTACAAGTTTTGAAATTTTCTTCCACAACTCCATCAGAACCGCCAATAATAAAAGTTAAATTCGTGTTTTGTTCAATCAAATGCGCAAATTCCGTTGAGCTTTGCTCTTTACCGTTTAGTGATAACAATATCACTTTGTTGTCACCTTCTATTTTGTTCAGAGTAGTTAAAATTTCTTTAGTTTCGCGTTGTTTTTTTTCTTCGATGTTTTTAAATTGCGCAAATTCTTTTACTTCGTAGGTAGTAACATTAGCGAAGATTCCTATTTTACGTATGTATTCGTCAAAAAGTTTTTTGAATTCCGGTGTGTAGGAACCCACATAAATTAGCCTAATTTGTCTCATTTTTCTTACGTGTTGTTTCTAAATAAAAAAGCAACATTTGAATATCCGCTGGATTAATGCCACTGACTCTACTTGCTTGACCGATCGTAGCAGGTTTAATAACACTGAATTTTTGCCTTGCCTCGGTGGCAATATTAGTAACTTGACTATAGTCAATATCGTCAGGAATTTTGTAATTTTCTAAACGCACAGCGCGGTTAGCATCACTTTTTTGTTTTTCAATGTAACCATAAAGACGCACCAAAATGGTAAGTTCGTCTAGATAAGGGAAATCAGGTAAAACATCTTTAGGTTCTACTTCAGGACGAGCTAAAACTTTTAAAAGTGATTGGCCATCTAAAATTTGGTATTTTTGCGCAAGTGGACTTTTGCTTGAAAGATATTGGGTCTTTAGTTCTTCAATTTTGTCATCAATTAAGCGATATTTTTGCGTGATGTTATCAAACTCAGTCTGTGAAATCATTTTGGTCGCTAGTGCATAGTCTGCTAAACGGATGTCGGCGTTATCATTACGCAATAACAAACGATATTCAGCACGACTTGTAAGCATGCGATATGGTTCTTTTGTACCCTTGGTGACAAGATCATCGATGAGCACACCAATGTAAGCGTGATTTCGTAAAATCACTATTTCAGGTTTTTGTTCTAATTTTTGTCCAGCATTAATACCGGCGATTAAACCTTGAGCTGCTGCTTCTTCGTACCCACTGGTACCGTTAATTTGTCCTGCAGTGTATAAATTGTGTACTACTTTAGTTTCTAGAGTTGGTTTTAGTTGTAAGGGATCAATTGCATCATATTCAATTGCGTAAGCTCATTTTTGTACTTTGGCATTTTCAAGCCCGGGAATTGTTTTTATTATCTGAGCTTGGACATCTATAGGCATTGAAGTTGATAAACCATTTACATAAGTAATGGCGCCATCGGCAGTTTCGGGTTCAAAGAAAATTTGGTGTCGTTCTTTAGTGGCAAATTTAACAATTTTATCTTCAATTGAAGGACAATATCTTGGGCCAATACCTTCGATTAAACCTGAATACATCGCACTTTTTGTTAAATTTT includes:
- a CDS encoding peptide deformylase; amino-acid sequence: MKYQIKLVTLPNQILRTKSQEVPWPLTPEDEELVQKMIYHVDLSQQEGDHGLQPAVGVAAIQYGIPKRVFYINTGDANYNGTTASQTLRDVFINPKIIATSDADTALASGEGCLSVKPDWPKQDGLVHRKYRVVAEAYSYFDKQWKRYDLTGYPAIVFQHEFDHCEGKLFIDHIRQKGDVWEAKPDTILLFQEEK
- a CDS encoding cation:proton antiporter family protein, with amino-acid sequence MNAFFNFTSNVSFWWLPLVVFFLTLGVEFVWGFFLGGRTALTRSLKNIFIYVLALVFAILFTKYLAGLLITKLLNAFHITVDSMSLQFHSLTRKLIVFIAFTVAFGVFSFLGQIIFWIAFLIVRSSRNKKQKVSKFKQWKNEVKNSKKVVFNTNEEYVLHNAKIKKLKGKIFRSRLLGGGISLLAGFPVAVLATNASSFVNHTGSFVRINDQMLKVMSFGTMEGISKYSPAAQAIYNGATNVERLKSGFQAILERIQNKANYDLSNIQSLIDTKISNGQYEITFYPYLEDDAQNKTISPQEAQNIEFVQKTMSLLAQTPESTSLLETVLLVLKSQLQNIRQEFKKALDELADTIEKFTLDVTDIKFKLVDETNFNAEKPNISFTQFKGQSYASLRKTIYEVLRDPDAEVPKGNAGKLKGSPNRYNYFMYKIITQLIFGYELENEPTSANSNSSTSLNPTPTPTPSANADENLPDSIPDNALELLSGL
- a CDS encoding nucleotidyltransferase; its protein translation is MAVGIVVEYNPFHNGHIRQLNWIKSNFPNEKIIVVMSEKYSQRGEIIVVPYKVRVKFAKKYGVDQVLPLTFEETVQAAHIFAKNAIQKLYAAGVDKLVFGSESNDVTKMKQLAANIITHKATLDTKIKHYIKAEKLGYPKAYALATKDIFGEAFEQPNDILGMEYIKYILENNLPIDIFTIKRNVEFHSLETTEHYASATFLRALIKQKGDLSPFSPLPNKFRDRTDKFYRQFQKILTKTPIAKLQTIPLVSEGIENLLLKNVQIATYDKFVDTCTSKRYTRSKIKRIMAWIVEKKWAK
- a CDS encoding LSm family protein; amino-acid sequence: MLWKKLLEDKFGSVISKVDVVFDQTLGLTLLQIVLDVHDSEQVVIWTNQINDFLETYRSEFNFEAVDVQSKGFQTVFSVEEMSAWFENTQDSETKWLFRLKQAHEKHDSYIGQILAVDTDSFTVRWNNRGQFRKTQLPKSKIQDIHTYFSLDEVPTIN
- the nusA gene encoding transcription termination/antitermination protein NusA, giving the protein MKKEKTPEQIEREYSKKMYGAIKAYSDSMKLPLEQMVELFSEEITNIINKKIDPEANIVLEIDPKKEQILTYNTNTLVVEDEAFDPEDYAQAIYNVPLSKALKVDKKAQVDDEIKVRVNLSLLSESPSPEVKQVLKIVQQSLIQRIKTFQKTLLFNTYSQKIGQKIYVEFTSKNKDGSWNVKICQDGATVYLPASMISAKRKVQPGYKCDVIIEEVDEFSKLSQIKVSLDSPAMVRTELIENIPELNQGLIEIVGVFRRPGERTKVAVKKADATTVDFDLYGALIGPGGQRINNISKKLDGEKLDIVQWSPEIKTYVANAMSPSNVVDVIAKNPNDDNPRQFYVIVPNQDLTPAIGKKGINVLLASSLTRTQLDVLSVQQAEEKGLVFDHSKLEQLTQSGARRNVGRKKLENVKTNKTRTKNPSPFQELKVDMSSFDKDVAAFELEEQETFNTSQNLDFEELFNKFTETEANEELTEVKEEQPVPPVATVVKETKKDVENYKRAKKALENFQVDNDLANFGLDEELDFSDFDDEDWN
- a CDS encoding YlxR family protein, encoding MMKTETRRKCFISGEFHSTRDLLRFNYTKTTGEIVLDVNNQLKGRGVYFFPTAENWNKIVKTKGLNRIFRTNVAKEIYTTIDEELKELNLWVKLKD
- the infB gene encoding translation initiation factor IF-2 produces the protein MSKIKRLSNTEAVKAQLSNTKTEVKNGVFIFTNKMPLGEFANKIKLSANELIKYFMLKRKMYQINHVLEEEEIAEVCMEHGLDFRKEQNVDAGNFLNEVKFEDDPKLLTKRPPVVTVMGHVDHGKTTLVDYIRKTKVAQSESSGITQHTGAYQASHQNNKITFIDTPGHEAFSQMRSRGAKITDLIILVVAADDGVMPQTKEAIQLALDLNVPVVVFVNKMDKPNKNIDKIKNELLAAGLVTEEYGGNVPMIYGSAKLGDGVDSLLEQILLSTDILELKANKNRYPYGTVVESKIDRGVGATATLLIESGTLYRGDFIVAGSAYGRVKNLISSSTGQAIEEATPGMPVVITGLNVAPFAGERFIAFEDEKFAKKLAQEKAQIDKNKLLFNKSSQPQNGDETRKIINIIIRSDVQGTAEALREALHDMHNDEAVIHVLSAQAGEVSNNDLLIAQTSNALVINFNQKPSVNIKQSAKQLKVKLAYYNVLFKATEDMQALLDAQRTVVYEEKKIGTAVVIKLFKYSKVGIIAGCMMEDGVVKAHSKVKVLRRKKIVHDGVIDSLRRELNDVKEVETGKDFGTHIHKFDGVQLDDILEFYEDVPVPFKSSAKK
- a CDS encoding adenine phosphoribosyltransferase; the protein is MNYEKYIRTVYDFPTPGVEFKDISPLLFDADAFHQAIEEMAAACKDCDVIIGADARGFVFGAAIALRLKKPFLMARKKHKLPGDVVTIEYGLEYGKNTLELQTGFLQPGQKVAVCDDVLATGGTNEAVVRLAEQNGAKVEKVVVLVELAYLDGRKRLEDQGYQVHSLVQYHQ
- a CDS encoding ECF transporter S component, with protein sequence MAQELGIKTQDNAEIRKRKKHKRASKLGLNSFTIQRLVFIATYFALFLISGFTIYFGYIPLATTTLTYLPVILVVATVHLGVVGALCSGLFFGISSFIAAMLVGAIAYQMPDISILSRVLLGVAVAGIYKALKADRKMALWKFMVMSVSATILNIAFVLTIRYIHNSIAEIKGTLPIIEWIITHPVTLIAEPLMAILFSILLYHLVMYLRKKYLHKKELIYGAQEAKSEVVTMSNQNEELLTTQSETGVPAPTKSKKELKQIAKQAAKDAKAERKAKKAKQKQQEAPVEANVGDELNASVSNEVNADENDQVVTKKPPKLTKKLLKPNVKPKNKHVKLLTKHKTPLQLLLKNHKKLNQVYVNCGKQNVKKNGFKNVLNVNLTSSLWAMMRLYFEKNRRLNKFVT
- a CDS encoding 23S rRNA (pseudouridine(1915)-N(3))-methyltransferase RlmH produces the protein MRQIRLIYVGSYTPEFKKLFDEYIRKIGIFANVTTYEVKEFAQFKNIEEKKQRETKEILTTLNKIEGDNKVILLSLNGKEQSSTEFAHLIEQNTNLTFIIGGSDGVVEENFKTCTRLAFSKMTFPHQLFGVMLTEQIYRGFMIINNRKYHK